The Nitrospira sp. KM1 genome includes a window with the following:
- a CDS encoding DarT ssDNA thymidine ADP-ribosyltransferase family protein — protein sequence MAETDFRSSDVKEGKQAEFLVHGSFPWELVRRIGVYSARIKAESEAALQGAAHRPPVEILRDWYY from the coding sequence GTGGCTGAGACCGACTTCCGGTCTTCTGATGTGAAAGAAGGTAAACAGGCCGAATTTCTCGTTCATGGATCGTTTCCATGGGAATTGGTTCGCCGGATTGGGGTCTATTCTGCAAGGATAAAGGCCGAGTCTGAAGCAGCTCTCCAGGGTGCTGCTCACAGGCCGCCTGTTGAAATTCTTCGTGATTGGTATTATTGA
- a CDS encoding restriction endonuclease subunit S, protein MIAGLKPYPAMKDSGVPWLGDVPEHWEVRKLRHVLDRVTDRNQPDLPLLSVVREKGVIQRDTTSKDENHNFIPDDLSNYKVVRVGQFAMNKMKAWQGSYGVSHHDGIVSPAYFVFDVNGVEGEFFHAAIRSKTYVPFFTQASDGVRIGQWDLSQARMKETPFCAPPGSEQSAIVHFLDHADRRIQRYIRTKQKLIKLLEEQKQAIIHHAVTRGLDPSVRLKPSGVEWLGDVPAHWEVWQIGHFAAIGNGSTPSRGNTSYWSDGTYPWLNSSSVNAGSIVASDQLVTDSALRECHLPRVPAGSVLVAITGQGKTRGRAAVLMIEATINQHIAFITPRKHDRIATSEYLQKFLGAAYSELRRMSDDSGSTKGALTCEDLRHFRVALPPIDEQHQIVGWVKDATTEVESALQFAEREICLLREYRTRLIADVVTGKLDVREAAAKLPDASEEPGPLDDAEAVAERENDPESEDLDAVSEEAET, encoded by the coding sequence ATGATTGCTGGCCTCAAACCCTATCCAGCCATGAAGGACTCCGGTGTGCCCTGGCTAGGGGATGTGCCAGAGCATTGGGAGGTACGAAAACTACGACATGTATTGGATCGAGTAACTGACCGCAATCAACCTGATCTGCCACTGCTTTCTGTCGTGCGAGAGAAAGGCGTGATTCAACGAGACACGACAAGCAAGGACGAGAACCACAACTTCATCCCTGATGATTTGAGCAACTACAAGGTCGTTCGTGTCGGGCAGTTTGCGATGAACAAGATGAAGGCATGGCAAGGCTCATACGGAGTGTCGCACCATGATGGCATTGTTAGCCCTGCGTACTTTGTATTCGATGTGAACGGGGTTGAGGGCGAATTCTTTCATGCAGCAATTCGTTCGAAGACCTACGTTCCATTCTTCACGCAAGCATCCGATGGTGTGCGGATTGGTCAGTGGGACTTGTCACAAGCTCGGATGAAGGAGACCCCGTTTTGCGCCCCTCCCGGGTCCGAACAATCCGCCATCGTCCACTTCCTCGACCATGCCGACCGACGTATCCAGCGCTATATCCGCACCAAGCAGAAGCTAATCAAACTGCTGGAGGAGCAGAAGCAGGCCATCATTCACCATGCTGTGACACGCGGTCTCGACCCCAGTGTCCGCCTCAAACCCTCAGGCGTGGAATGGTTGGGGGATGTGCCGGCACATTGGGAGGTCTGGCAGATTGGACATTTTGCTGCTATCGGCAATGGCTCAACGCCATCACGCGGCAACACGTCTTATTGGAGTGACGGCACGTACCCGTGGCTTAACAGTAGCAGCGTAAATGCTGGCTCCATTGTGGCGTCTGACCAATTGGTCACCGATTCGGCGCTACGGGAGTGCCACTTGCCTCGTGTTCCCGCAGGCAGCGTGCTAGTTGCGATCACAGGGCAGGGAAAGACGCGTGGGAGAGCCGCTGTTCTGATGATTGAGGCAACGATCAATCAACACATCGCGTTCATCACGCCGCGTAAGCACGATAGGATCGCCACATCAGAGTACTTGCAGAAGTTCCTTGGTGCTGCATATTCAGAACTGCGCCGTATGAGTGACGATTCCGGGAGCACAAAGGGCGCACTTACATGTGAAGATCTTCGTCACTTTCGTGTGGCTCTGCCGCCGATCGACGAGCAACACCAAATCGTTGGATGGGTAAAGGACGCTACCACGGAAGTCGAGTCGGCTTTGCAGTTCGCAGAACGCGAGATCTGTCTGCTTCGCGAATACCGCACTCGCCTGATCGCCGACGTGGTCACCGGCAAGCTTGATGTGCGGGAGGCAGCAGCCAAGCTGCCGGACGCATCAGAAGAGCCCGGACCTCTCGATGATGCTGAAGCGGTCGCGGAACGCGAAAATGATCCGGAAAGCGAAGACCTCGACGCGGTGTCTGAAGAGGCCGAGACGTGA
- a CDS encoding DUF4433 domain-containing protein gives MMLKRSRNAKMIRKAKTSTRCLKRPRREPVPDRPKIYHITHIDNLVTIVGDGTLLCDATIAARGGPSVTIGMSEIKRRRIEEISVSCHAGTKVGDYVPFYFCPRSVMLYLIHCANHPDLSYRGGQEPIVHLEADLHEVVEWAERKERLWTFSLSNAGSYYVQICDGLDKLDQIN, from the coding sequence ATGATGCTGAAGCGGTCGCGGAACGCGAAAATGATCCGGAAAGCGAAGACCTCGACGCGGTGTCTGAAGAGGCCGAGACGTGAGCCGGTCCCTGATCGCCCTAAGATTTATCACATTACCCATATCGATAATCTGGTGACTATCGTGGGTGACGGAACGCTTTTGTGTGATGCCACTATTGCTGCTCGGGGTGGTCCAAGCGTGACAATTGGGATGTCCGAGATCAAACGCCGGCGAATCGAAGAGATCTCCGTTTCATGCCATGCTGGAACGAAGGTTGGCGACTATGTCCCATTCTATTTCTGCCCACGATCTGTAATGTTGTACTTGATTCATTGTGCCAATCATCCAGACCTAAGTTATCGAGGTGGACAGGAACCGATTGTTCATTTAGAGGCAGATCTGCACGAGGTTGTGGAATGGGCAGAGAGAAAGGAGCGTCTGTGGACGTTTAGTCTTTCGAACGCGGGTTCCTATTATGTTCAGATTTGCGATGGACTAGATAAGCTCGATCAGATTAACTAG
- a CDS encoding IS5 family transposase: MLRLRDDQWERIREHFPEEHIPEGRPGRKPVPARAVLEAVLWILNTGAQWHLLPQCYPNYKTVHRRFQQWCDREVLRDMLTQLANTLREEGAIDERESFIDATFASAKGGGDDIGPTRRGKGVKILAIVDRHGLPLSVSTHAANHHEVTLVQLSFNFYMLEAKPEHLIGDRAYDSDGLDDELKQNGVNMIAPHRSTRKLKTQDGRHLRRYHRRWLVERFFAWLQWKRRLLIRWEYYATNFLGFVQLASITMLLKQF; encoded by the coding sequence ATGCTGCGGTTGCGCGACGACCAATGGGAACGGATTCGGGAACATTTTCCCGAGGAACACATTCCCGAAGGCCGCCCCGGCCGCAAACCGGTGCCCGCCCGTGCCGTCTTGGAGGCGGTCTTGTGGATCCTGAACACTGGCGCGCAATGGCACCTGCTGCCGCAGTGCTATCCCAACTACAAAACGGTGCATCGCCGCTTTCAGCAGTGGTGCGACCGCGAGGTGTTGCGCGACATGCTCACGCAGTTGGCTAATACGTTGCGCGAGGAAGGCGCGATCGACGAGCGCGAGAGCTTCATTGATGCGACGTTTGCCTCGGCGAAGGGCGGAGGCGACGACATCGGGCCGACCCGCCGGGGCAAAGGCGTGAAGATTCTCGCCATTGTCGATCGGCATGGGTTGCCGCTCTCGGTGAGTACGCATGCCGCGAATCATCATGAGGTCACCTTAGTGCAACTCAGCTTCAATTTCTACATGCTGGAGGCCAAACCCGAGCATCTTATTGGCGATCGCGCCTATGACAGTGATGGGCTCGATGACGAGCTGAAGCAGAACGGCGTCAACATGATCGCGCCCCACCGCTCCACGCGAAAACTGAAGACCCAAGATGGTCGCCATCTGCGCCGCTACCACCGTCGCTGGCTCGTCGAACGCTTCTTTGCATGGCTGCAATGGAAGCGGCGCTTGCTGATCCGCTGGGAGTATTACGCCACCAACTTTCTCGGATTTGTGCAGCTTGCATCCATCACCATGCTCCTGAAGCAATTTTGA
- a CDS encoding macro domain-containing protein, protein MIAITSGDILAADAEALVNTVNCVGIMGRGIALQFRKAFPDNFKAYEAVCKRKELQPGKMFVFGINSLTNPRYIINFPTKRHWKGKSRLTDIESGLKALVAEILRLGIRSIAIPPLGCGQGGLDWGDVRPRIEQALMAVPDVRVLLFSPAGSPVSAESLSSSGPVPKMTEARAALVVLMQHYLAGLMDPFISLLEVHKLFYFMQAAGETTLRLRYVKAPYGPYAENLRHLLLSVEGYLTSGYTDEIDDPEKPLELVPGSVQEAAQFLTGHPITQRRFERVADLVKGFETPFGLELLSTVHWVTTQEGASTLEKATVATFEWNERKRRFSPQQIGLAWQVLQDKGWLSVIPAAR, encoded by the coding sequence ATGATTGCCATTACATCAGGTGACATTCTGGCTGCCGACGCGGAAGCGTTGGTGAATACAGTCAACTGTGTCGGGATCATGGGGCGGGGGATTGCCCTCCAGTTTCGCAAAGCCTTCCCAGACAACTTCAAGGCCTACGAAGCGGTCTGCAAGCGCAAGGAATTACAGCCGGGGAAGATGTTCGTCTTCGGAATCAACAGCCTTACCAATCCTCGCTACATCATCAATTTTCCCACGAAGAGGCATTGGAAAGGGAAGAGTCGGCTCACTGATATCGAGTCCGGACTTAAGGCGCTCGTCGCAGAAATCCTACGGCTAGGCATTCGCTCTATCGCTATTCCACCGCTTGGATGTGGACAAGGAGGGCTCGATTGGGGAGACGTACGACCTCGAATCGAGCAGGCCTTGATGGCAGTCCCGGATGTACGAGTACTGCTTTTCAGTCCAGCGGGCTCTCCTGTCTCTGCAGAATCGCTCTCATCATCGGGGCCCGTACCGAAGATGACGGAAGCACGCGCTGCGCTTGTGGTTTTGATGCAGCACTATCTTGCCGGGCTGATGGACCCGTTCATCAGTTTGCTGGAGGTCCACAAGCTTTTCTACTTCATGCAAGCGGCCGGAGAAACGACGCTGCGGCTCAGGTATGTCAAGGCTCCGTACGGTCCCTACGCGGAGAATCTTCGCCATCTACTCCTCAGCGTGGAAGGCTATTTGACATCCGGCTATACGGATGAAATTGATGATCCGGAAAAACCACTCGAACTGGTGCCTGGCTCCGTCCAGGAAGCCGCGCAATTTCTGACTGGACATCCGATCACCCAACGTCGATTCGAGCGAGTTGCGGATTTGGTGAAGGGGTTCGAAACACCCTTTGGCTTGGAACTCTTGTCTACCGTCCACTGGGTTACGACTCAGGAAGGTGCGAGCACACTAGAGAAGGCCACCGTAGCGACGTTTGAATGGAACGAGCGGAAGCGTCGATTCTCGCCGCAACAGATTGGCCTAGCCTGGCAGGTGCTTCAGGACAAGGGGTGGTTATCCGTTATACCTGCCGCGCGCTAG